One window of the Eschrichtius robustus isolate mEscRob2 chromosome X, mEscRob2.pri, whole genome shotgun sequence genome contains the following:
- the HMGB3 gene encoding LOW QUALITY PROTEIN: high mobility group protein B3 (The sequence of the model RefSeq protein was modified relative to this genomic sequence to represent the inferred CDS: substituted 1 base at 1 genomic stop codon), with amino-acid sequence MAKGDPKKPKGKMSAYAFFVQTCREEHKKKNPEVPVNFAEFSKKCSERWKTMSGKEKSKFDEMAKADKVRYDREMKDYGPAKGGKKKKDPNAPKRPPSGFFLFCSEFRPKIKSTNPGISIGDVAKKLGEMWNNLSDSEKQPYINKAAKLKEKYEKDVADYKSKGKFDGAKGPAKVARKKVEEEDEDDEDEEEEEEEEEEDEXKKNC; translated from the exons ATGGCTAAAGGTGATCCCAAGAAACCAAAGGGCAAGATGTCTGCTTATGCCTTCTTTGTGCAGACGTGCAGAGAGGAACATAAGAAGAAAAACCCTGAGGTCCCTGTCAATTTTGCagaattttccaagaaatgctcTGAGAGGTGGAAG ACAATGTCTGGGAAAGAGAAGTCTAAATTTGATGAAATGGCAAAGGCAGATAAAGTGCGCTATGATCGGGAAATGAAGGATTACGGACCAGCTAAGGGAGGCAAGAAGAAGAAGGACCCGAATGCCCCCAAGAGGCCACC GTCTGGATTTTTCCTGTTCTGTTCTGAATTCCGCCCGAAGATCAAATCTACAAACCCTGGCATCTCTATTGGAGACGTGGCGAAGAAGCTGGGCGAGATGTGGAATAACTTAAGTGACAGCGAGAAGCAGCCATACATCAACAAGGCAGCAAAGCTGAAGGAGAAATACGAGAAG GATGTCGCAGACTATAAGTCTAAAGGGAAGTTTGATGGCGCCAAGGGTCCTGCTAAAGTTGCCCGGAAAAAGGTGGAAGAGGAAGATGAAGACGACGAGGacgaagaagaggaggaggaggaggaggaggaggatgaataaaaaaaaaactgttga